GGGcagctcacggggggggggggggcgtagggTCTATGCAGAGGGCTCGGGGacggtcggggaggaccggcggggaggaggtcgaggcggcggccGTCCGGCGATGTGGTCCCGGCGTCGGGGTCAacgggatcggggccgatcccgatccggatcggtgagggaggagaaggggatcgagggGGAGTGGGGGGAGGCGTCGGCTAGGGTTTCGCCGCCCGGGGGGGTTATGGGAGTGAGGGGGGCCGGATGGGCCAATGGGCCggtcggctgggccggttggcccagttggccagaggGTTTTCCCCCAGTAGTTATtaggtttattttccttttcttatttttccttttctgttttaattcattttaaaatattcagacactttataaaaatgtgtgcaccccaccataattatccttgtaatatttgacaacccccgaacattttagtttgatttttttgaaaaacttttattgccatcataattttgaattgaatttcgaaaccgttttgatttaacccgagattaactacagtaacagaggtgacgtggcaccatcaacgtgagtttactgtagcatgattatccgggcgttacaagtaCTTACGTTCTTGAGCAGCTTTGATGGTGAACAGAGGTCTGGATGCTCCCAGCCATTGATTTCTTGCGTAGGGAACTTCGCTGCTGATTCAAGAAGATCCTCATGCTGCTGAAGCTTCTTTCCCTGTATGAATTCCGTACCTCCTGTGATTGCTAGTGCTGGGTTTTCTTCCTTGGGAAACTTCGCTGCTGATTCCGGAAGATCCTGATGCTGCGGAAGCTTCTTTCCCTGTGTGAATTCAGGAATTCCTGTGGCTGCTAGCGCCAGCTTGTGATCCTGATGCTGCTGAAGCTTCTTTCCCTGTGTGAATTCAGGAGTTCCTGTGGCTGCTAGCGCCGGCTTGTGATCACCGGCACATCCGGCTTGAACTATGTGCTGGATTGCGGCGGGGCTTATTGCCGCGACGGCAAAGGGGTTTGGGGTGGCAGGGGTGCTGCAGCCTGTGGAGATGGAGGAGCTGGGGCAGCTACTCAGCGTCGGAGTAGAAGCATAGCTGCTCACGGTGGAAGCAGGACTCCTTGGGAACGCCATTTCCCATTCGGCGATTCTGCAGGGACTGGCTAAGGTTTTGCACCAGCAACTAGCTGCTGAACTCATGTAAGCTTCCCCTCAACCGCGTTCTCGCAAAAAACCGATAAGCGCGTCGATGGCTTAGTGGGCACCGCAAAACAGCTtcgccgtatatatatatatatatttttaactgGCTGACTATAAACCAGAAGGACGAGGGTGCCAGACAATGACCACTCGATGTGACGGCTGCAGCGGAAGCTGAGTACCAGGCAATCATTTTGTGAAGAAAAGAACGATGTATAGGAGGGATATGACGGGGTAATTTTGATGGATATGTTTGAGCTTTTTGCGGATCTTATATTGGATTGGGTTAAATATGCATATTCTGCAAGAACCCGGTTGATGGGTAAAGATATCAGGTGACCACCCTTCACATGCTCCATGCTCCAAATTTTGGAAAGTCACATTTagatgtttcaaaaaattctgaatttttttatggaTGTTCACAATACATATGTCCATAACCcctaagggcttctttgattcaaaggaattttataggatttctagaggattgaaatccttaggattttttcctatgttggtcctttgattcataggattagatttcataggaatttttcctatggaatattttgtactacatttcataggaaacctaacgtccactccaacctctttttacaattcctttgttttttctgtgacatcaaacactcattgctaatcctataggattcaagtgggcatgccactccaaccctatacttttcctattcctacatttttaaaatcctacgaatcaaagaggccctaaaaaGTTCGGATCAAAATTTGAAATATACATTGGGAAACAAAAACCACAAATTCATATGTGACCCTATTCATGTTTTGTCTTGTTTTGACACTATTCATTTTAGATTTGTCTTTCTTGCTCCGCAATGTGTGTTCTGAATTTGGATCTAAATTTCTTAGGGTCTATAGTCACATGCCTTGTGAACATTCACAAAAAATCCAGAATCCCCCCCAAGGTCAGGTCATTGACCTGTCGTTCCCTATTGTGTTGTGTAAATGATCTTTCCCGCAGGAAGGCTCACACGAACGCACAACGTTTTTCCTTAGCATTTTCTTAAAAGATCTCTCAAATTGTCATgctataagagcatctacagctgaaCTTGACAAATTCGACCCTTCAACGCGTCCGCTGTTAATGACTGGTCACGCCTCAAATTTCCCTTCTCACAACCGGACACCTCAATTAACATACCTCAAAttcatacaaactcatgcaacttaCATCAACGATGCATTACACACGTCCGACTACTACATCAGGACATTGCCATCGGACTACCAAAAACTGACATGTTTAACCTACATGCTAGCTATGGAGAAGATCATCCACGGCTGTCCTTGCCCTTCCGAGCGCCCTTGCTCATCATGCCTCAAATGCAGACGgccattgcctcctccaaactgCACGAGATAACACCCCAGTCGACAGATCTGTATTGGTCGTCGTCGGATCCAttgcccgccatgccggagaaggCCGGAGATCGCCAGACGGGAGCTTGGGTGgtggaggggagtggagtgaagtggctagggtttggccctGATAGCAGATGGggaggaatatatgtggggtcagGTGGACCAGCGTGGGCCGGGTCCGACGTGGCGAACGCGCCCAAGCGCCCTTATATCCGCCCTCGATTTggactggatatgaggggtgccggtcagtccgggcgtttgaggcccgtttgagacgCCCGTCTGGGTCACTTTTTTGTGACCGGTCATTGACTGGCCGTCCGCCCAGACGTACGAGGAGGATTTGGGGTGCCTGGCTGTTGGGGTGTCAGGAACATAGGGATGCAGTGCTATTCTGTTGAAATGAATAGTACAAACCCATCACCTGCAAATATTCAGAAGATCAACTGTAGCAGCACTCAAATATTGATAGATAGGTTCCTTCTGTTAGAAAACGAGAGACAGGTTCTACTCAGAAGTAAGACAATCTGACACGCTCATAGGCAAATCTAACCTAGATAATGCTTCCCAAGTGATAACAAGTTGAACCAGCCTTGTCTTCTGCTTGATGACGCACCTAGCAACAAGAAACTGATTTCAGGTGAGTACAAATAAATCTATTTGATTCATATGCATTCTTGACATAGGGGTGGAGCGCTATTCCACTGAACTGAATAGCACAGAAAGCCGTCACCTGCAAATATTCAGAAGATCAACTCTACTAGCACATAAAACTTGATAGATAGGTTCTGTTTAGAAGGAAAGCAATCTCACACGTTCATAGGCAAATCCATTTTGATAATGCTTCCAAGTGAAAATAAAGTTGAATCATCCTATCAAATCTTCTgcttgattatatatatatatatatatatatatatatatatataggagtgggattttctacaagtgcttgccacagaactagttaagggttTCAACGATGCAAAAGTTCttaaaatttctgaaaaaaatactgaaccaacacacctataatataacatgatccaacggagggattaaaaaaatatgactgtatgtgtcctggacaaaaaaacaaatagttcagtatatatttatgtcgtagtgagctgaaatgcttattatttttgccgaggacacatagatgcatattttgacaatccctccgttggatcatcttattacattagagagatgctctcatatttatttcatattttttgataacTTTTAAACCATTAAAAGTTTAGCAACCCTTAACTAGTTTTGTGGCAAGCTATGTTAGACAtagttttacctatatatatatatacacacacacatatatatatatattatggatAACCTGCTTTATGATGCAGCTAGCAACACGAAATTGCTTTCAGCTGAGTCCAAACAAATATAAAATTgttgggcttctttgattcaaaggaattttataggatttctagaggattgaaatccttaggattttttcctatgttggtcctttgattcataggattagattccatagaaattttttctatggaatattttgtactacatttcataggaaacctaacatccactccaacctttttttacaattcctttgttttttctgtgacatcaaacactcattgctaatcctataggattcaagtggacatgccactccaaccctatacttttcctattcctacaTTTTTAAAATCCTAGTTTGTATTGGTTGGGGTGCGCCTGGCCTGGGCAATAGTGCAACGCCCAGGCAACACACAAGGGCCCCACTAGCAAGCTAGTGTGGTGGACCCTCCCTcataaaaaataaatttaatatcGTTGTAGGCACATGGCCCACATATCAGATATTAAACTGATAAGAACAGATACTACACTTGATCTTAGCCAAAAGGCCGAGAAAGGTATGCTTTAGAACCCTGCCCTCCGCCTCCTCTTATAGCTCTGTTGGCCGACTGCGCtgcttccgcgggcgaggtgggactaaacaagtTAACAGTGAGTCATTAGAAACCTGCCTGTGCGTTTCCCTACCATTGCTTCCGTTTTGGACTTCTTGGCCCAACTAAAGAATAGTAGCCCAGATGCCTCAACAGGCCAGCAATTATGTGGCTTAACTCAGTCATGGCCTGATCAGGGTAGTACATAATTAGTTGTCAAGTACTAGTAAACGAGTTAATAGTTAATTAACTATTGCTGGCTCCTGCAACTCATCCAATAATTCATATCTGGTTAACAACGTTTCCTAAATTAGTTTATTTAAATATAGCAATATAATAAAAGCAAGTTTTTGTCATTTGGGTGTTCAGGGATTTAACTTCAAGGACTCGATGAACCTGTGAAAGCTATTAAAACGAAATCTAAACTACCCCAATTAGCATTGCTCCCAGAGAAGTCTTTCCATTGTTCCTGTCAGTTCAGTGTGCCAGCCACTTCCTGAATTTATTCTTAGTCAGAACAGTATTAGTAGCCACACATTCTGCGATACTTTCTTTCTCTTCCTTGATCCAAACCGAACCACTCTGCGCGGATGAATGCCTTGTAGCCATCAACTGGGAAGAAATTAAAGTGCTGCCCCCGTCAACACAACATCTGCTGAATATTACAACAGTACTATACCCTGCAGAAATGCAACTCTTTATAACCAACTACTACCGGATAGTGCGCGGCGGCATGCCACGCTCCATTAGTTGGTTCGAGAGTTGTTTTTCTTGGTGCGGAAAacagtactccctctgtctcaaaatgcaAGACTTTTTTTTAAGTCAGACTATGACAGTGTCaagaaaacgtcttatattttgagacagagggagtgtGTGTTAGTTGTTTACTTGCAAAATTTATACATAGTTCACACTGCAGCAACCACACAACTTCTAGAACCTCAGGTACAGTTCAATCTTAACATATCAAGGATATATCAGTTACAGTTCCATATTCAGTACGCAAGCTTTGGAAGCATGCATCTGAATCGGATCTTCCTCCTAGCTCAAGGGGCCATTTATCCTTCAGATTTGTTGACAAGTATTGTCACATGCATCTGTGCTTTATCCTCTTTTTAGCTATGCCCATTATCCTTCAAACAGATCTGACAACAGTTCTTCAAGATCTTCAGGGGTGTACTTCATAAGCTTTGGAGCTTTGTTTTTGAGATTCTCAAGGTATGTACTGTAAGCCTGGACAAGATTCTCTGATACTGATTTACGCATATTGGACCGGAGCAGAGGATTTTCAACTTTCCATGTCTTCTGAGTCCAGTAAGTTTTATCAAATTCCATGTTAAATATCTGCAGTGTTGGTAGGCTAGAAAAGATTTGGATTTTGTTGGTCTTTGCATGGAAGCAATACATGACGGATTCCCAAGAAATGTTGATGAACCGTGAGATGTGGTCCTTCAGTTGGTCTCGGTGCTTCAGAACCCAATCCTCTCCTAGAAGATACTTTATCTCTGAGCCTTCTACTTGATGCAACACAAAGCTCACGTTATTCACCATGAACATTTGTTTCAACCCTGCATCTTTATATCGATGAGATTCTTTCTCAAGCATGATTTCCAAGTGACAGATCAAGGTAGCAACAGCATCTTGCAGCGTCTCCATTTCAACCATGCCATCCTGATCCTGTTCATTGCCGACAAGTATGAGTTTGAGAGATCTGCCATTGTCCAGCAGTGACACGATATATTTCAACAAATATTTGGTGATCTCATGGATACCACCACCTTGTGGGACTACTTCAGATGTATAATCAAAGATCTTGACATTGAGTACCTGAAGACCACTCCTTATGCTTCTTCGCAAATCATGCAGTGTCTTCTCAAACCTTGCTGATAAAGATGCACCTCCCTTTGGGCTTAATTCATCTACAATCTGAGCGAAATTTTGCACCAGGAAAGGGAAGATGTTCTTGGGCAGGACAAGCAACAGGTTAGCAAGCGCATCATGGACCCGTATCATGTCGACGATGTGATCTGGGTGTGGTGCTGTCGAAGTTACCACTTGTATCAAAGAAAGTACGGACTCCAAGAGCCGGATATTTGAGTTCACCTTTACTCCCGGCGAAGATCTTGCCCAGCGACTGATCTCCTTGATGGAAGTACTTACGTTCTTGAGTTGCTTGGATGGTGAACAGAGGTATGGATGCTCCCAGCCATTGATTTCTTGCTTAGGGAACTTCGCTGCTGATTCCGGAGGATCCTGATCCTGATCCTGATGTCCGGCTGGAGCTACTAGCCCTGTCTCGGTGGGGACTATTGCCGTGGCCGTAAATGAGCTTGGGTTGCTGCTGCCTATGGAGATGTAGGAGCTGGAGCAGCTGCTCAGCGTCGAAGTAGAAGCACAGCTGCTCATACTGGAATCAGGGCTCCTTGGAAACGCCATTTCCAAGTTCCAACTCAGTGATTCTCCTAGGGCTGAGGTTTTGCAACAGCAAGTAGCTGCTGAGCTCTGTAAGCTTCTTCTTGACCGCGTTATTGCAGAAACTGCTCCCTATCTTTGGCGCTTTGTTTTCGACTCTGCTCGCTTGGGTAGCGAGGTCGCCGGTTCGTTTGGTACACAGCCTTTGggctgatgtgtgtgtgtgtgtcgtttTTCCTTATTAACTGAccatttttctttcttcttaacGAAAAGGCAGGTtcttcagaaagaaaaaaaagaaaactttGCCGCGTCGCGGGAAAGCGCGTCAGTGATTTGATTGGTAGCGCAAAACAGCTGTCAAGGTGCAATTATATTGTATGATGTTAGTGGGTTACTGTAAACCACAAGGACGAGGTGTACACTGACCCCTGGACGTGACAGGCTGAGATTTTTTTCCCTTGGAGGGAAAAACCTGTGTACTTTAATTCATATCAAGAGGCCAACGATAGAAGCTGACCGGGACATGGTGGATGCCTGGATGGCGACGCGTAAAATAAATAGACTGAATGGAAATTCTAATTGGTAATGGTTTTGCTGCAGGCATGTAATGGTTCGGTGTTGGCAGTATGTGGCTATGCTTGCGGAAATGCATACGGGAAGGTCTAGTGATGGGAGGGGTCTAATCCGGGCGTTGGATCGAGATCGTATGGTTCATCAAAGAGGTGGCAATTGGTAAAGTAAGTAATATCCCAAGTGTCTACATACACTATTTATTTCATTTTTGCTTGGTCCTACAtgctattttcttcttcttttgtttaGCATAAAATAAAACATAGGAAAGGCTAAATATCTAACGTTAGATTTTTACTCATGGCAAATCGAGCGTTTTTCATGGCAATTTATATTGGGCCAAAAATGGCAAAATTACTTTGCAAGCAAGACAATTTCCTGACCAAAAAAAAAAAATTTGAGGCGAATTTGTATGCTCGTGaactaaacttgccatcctcgGCAAACATAATTTGTCATAAATAACGTTTGATTTGCCAATGCCTAAAAATCGGATGTTCCCTTGATATCCGGGTCATAAAACATTTGTAGGGAATTGTGCAAATTAGTTTGCTTTTGTGTGTAGGGCCTGTAGGGTCATATGTTTCCACCAAATTTTACATGTGGTGTTCTGCATTGCTCAAGTCATTCAGATTAATCTATCATTAATCCTATGAAACCATGGACAGGCAACTTAATCGAACAAAAATACAGCCATGACCACCGCAAAGATCAGCATGTACATCCTACCCTCACCAACGCCGGGCCGCCGGCACGCGTCGCTCCTTCTAACGCTCTGCTCCTCCCTAGCCTCCCTAGATCCATTGCCGGCGCTCCTGTCCGTCGTCCCACCATCCTTCGTCCCAGCCGCACTAGCATTCTTCCACGGCGGCATTACCGCGGTCGGTGGTGGCGGCGGATCCACCGCGCCACCACCAGCATCCCCCACGCTCGCAGTCACAGATGGCGATGCCGGCGGCGCATCATAGTCCGTCTGCAGCAACGTCACTGAAGCAAGAAACATAAATTTCAGCAACTACTCGGCGTCTGTGCTGGTCGATCACGAGTCCATGCCCGGCCGGACGCAAGAAAAGATTTGTGCGAATGGTCACCTTGGCAGGTCGCCAGAGGAGGCGCGTAGAGGTAGCACCCGGGCAGCGGCAGCACCATGGGGAGCGTGGGGATGAGGGTGGCGATGAGGCCGGCGAGCACGCCGTTGGCCAGCGGCAGCGAGCACAGGCAGCGGCGGCCGGCGTCGAGCGCCTGGTTCAGCGACGAGCAGCAGGCGGCACTTATGTTCacggcgccgccgccggacgtCGCCATCCCCAGGCACGGCACCAGGTTCACCCCCTGGAGCAGGTTGCAGCACGGCGCACGGCGTGTGCCCTCGCGGTGCCGCTCGCCATCGCCAGTGCGACAGCAAGAAGTAGCAGATGGAGAGCCGCGGCCGCGTGTGATGATCGGCACTGGAAGTGTTGTTGTGGCTTGATTGGTGGTACTAAGTTCATGCTGATCGCGCGATAGGTGCTAGCTAGTCCCTACCTCTGCTCATCTGTTTAATTACGTAGCTAGAGCAGGTATAAATAGGACAGAGTGCAGCACCAATGTTCAGTCAAACGAAGACTCGGCGAGATTATTGTTTTTCTGTCTATTTTGTAGTAGGAAATTTTGAAATGCAACAAGTAACTAGAATGATCTGCGGTTGACTCATGCATACCATGTGGCCTTCTTCATGCACAAACGGTGCATATGTTTGACTCTGTACCTACCCGTGCTCCTTACTTCTCCAACATTGTTAGACTCTCATAAGTTTCAAAAGGAAATTGATAAAGGAGCTATAGGCTACTATCTTTATCCCTTGTCTTGTGA
The sequence above is drawn from the Triticum aestivum cultivar Chinese Spring chromosome 7A, IWGSC CS RefSeq v2.1, whole genome shotgun sequence genome and encodes:
- the LOC123151634 gene encoding exocyst complex component EXO70A3-like, with the protein product MAFPRSPDSSMSSCASTSTLSSCSSSYISIGSSNPSSFTATAIVPTETGLVAPAGHQDQDQDPPESAAKFPKQEINGWEHPYLCSPSKQLKNVSTSIKEISRWARSSPGVKVNSNIRLLESVLSLIQVVTSTAPHPDHIVDMIRVHDALANLLLVLPKNIFPFLVQNFAQIVDELSPKGGASLSARFEKTLHDLRRSIRSGLQDQDGMVEMETLQDAVATLICHLEIMLEKESHRYKDAGLKQMFMVNNVSFVLHQVEGSEIKYLLGEDWVLKHRDQLKDHISRFINISWESVMYCFHAKTNKIQIFSSLPTLQIFNMEFDKTYWTQKTWKVENPLLRSNMRKSVSENLVQAYSTYLENLKNKAPKLMKYTPEDLEELLSDLFEG